Proteins from a single region of Novosphingobium sp. CECT 9465:
- the peaB gene encoding quinohemoprotein amine dehydrogenase maturation protein, whose product MTTALVPKYRRGDIHLFDAQDQGFVYLASAGAIFALDEGAARVMALLGERQMAYGEMVGALVEAGYSRADAEDLIRELRAVRGIVSDEIREAPLAPPAPPEDYPLQALVLNVTNQCNLACTYCYEFGADKIATPAGKPKYMTLETARTSVDFLLKSSGTREVPHITFFGGETLMNFKLLRDVVLYANEASAAVGKRMTYSLTTNATLLTDEIILFLSDQAVGVTVSMDGPPDLQDKRRVYKSGKGSYAVMEPRLRKLIAGHKTRAITARVTLTEGVTDVIRIYRHLKDDLGFHEVGFAPVTDSGEQTYTLDSDGMDTVVSAFHELAAEWLAFALRGEMHGFSNVSETISELIQGTNKSHPCGAGLGLVGVSPSGDLSPCHRFTDADTHVLGHVTTGLDKEKRSDFLTRGHVGAKYECASCWARPLCAGGCHHEAFVRYGDTGHANLHYCDWIREWTDACLKIYGTVAARNPEFLERFAARKGLS is encoded by the coding sequence GTGACCACAGCGCTCGTTCCCAAATATCGCCGCGGCGATATTCATCTGTTCGATGCTCAAGACCAAGGCTTCGTTTATCTCGCATCGGCAGGTGCGATCTTTGCTCTGGACGAAGGCGCGGCCCGCGTCATGGCGCTGCTCGGCGAAAGGCAGATGGCCTATGGCGAGATGGTCGGCGCGCTGGTGGAGGCAGGCTATTCGCGCGCCGATGCCGAAGACCTGATCCGTGAGCTGCGCGCCGTGCGCGGCATCGTTTCGGACGAGATCCGCGAAGCCCCGCTGGCCCCCCCTGCCCCACCCGAAGACTACCCGCTCCAGGCGCTGGTGCTGAATGTCACCAACCAGTGCAACCTGGCCTGCACGTATTGCTACGAATTCGGCGCGGACAAGATTGCCACGCCTGCGGGCAAGCCCAAGTACATGACGCTGGAGACGGCCAGGACCTCGGTCGATTTCCTGCTGAAGAGTTCGGGGACACGCGAGGTTCCGCACATCACGTTCTTTGGCGGCGAAACGCTGATGAACTTCAAGCTGCTGCGCGACGTGGTGCTCTATGCCAACGAGGCTTCGGCGGCGGTGGGCAAGCGGATGACCTATAGCCTGACCACCAACGCGACGCTGCTGACCGACGAGATCATCCTGTTCCTGTCCGATCAGGCGGTGGGCGTCACCGTTTCGATGGACGGCCCGCCCGATCTTCAGGACAAGCGCCGCGTCTACAAGAGCGGCAAGGGTTCCTACGCGGTGATGGAGCCGCGCCTGCGCAAGCTGATTGCCGGACACAAGACCCGCGCGATCACCGCCCGCGTGACGCTGACCGAAGGCGTGACCGACGTGATCCGCATCTACCGACACCTGAAGGACGATCTGGGCTTCCACGAAGTCGGCTTCGCGCCGGTGACGGATTCGGGCGAGCAGACCTACACGCTCGACAGCGATGGCATGGACACGGTGGTTTCGGCCTTCCACGAGCTGGCGGCGGAATGGCTGGCCTTTGCCCTGCGCGGAGAGATGCATGGGTTCTCGAACGTCTCCGAGACGATCAGTGAACTGATCCAGGGCACCAACAAATCGCACCCCTGCGGCGCGGGGCTGGGTCTGGTCGGCGTCAGCCCTTCGGGTGATCTTTCGCCGTGCCACCGCTTTACCGATGCCGATACGCATGTGCTGGGCCACGTAACCACGGGGCTGGACAAGGAAAAGCGCAGCGATTTCCTCACGCGCGGCCATGTGGGCGCGAAGTACGAATGTGCATCATGCTGGGCGCGTCCACTGTGCGCGGGCGGGTGCCATCACGAAGCCTTCGTGCGCTACGGCGATACCGGCCACGCCAACCTGCATTATTGCGACTGGATCCGCGAATGGACCGACGCCTGCCTGAAAATCTACGGCACCGTGGCCGCCCGCAATCCTGAATTTCTTGAACGCTTTGCTGCACGAAAGGGCTTGTCATGA
- a CDS encoding YncE family protein has translation MKKLGLFVAVMLAGSTPVHASTLFMGSYPDKMLVMDEATGAVKDRITLASGLPTSMRLSNDKSKIYVTTITTSGIEVIDTKTKKVVNSFSLNTPTMRYRFNGGVPDPAGRYFYTMMQRFEKLPDRYTVSPMMFAVIDLQKKAVVRTADMPDEDVRNGGGRANYMMSADGKTMFVIRDKVLVVDTAALKIKDRLEFSKPEATGIEGVSFGGGVETLRNPNEYVSLFNAQDPYIRNKIYGVGRFNLAAKAFDFRPIGPAPVGGGMAGLQVSADMKEGWTVVTQEKVGNKRCEFWHLDLTTNLVKNKAEFPCRTRFQFGMSGDGKMLYIYGASYDIEIYDAQTLQHIKTIDLGNDTTGAGMIITQ, from the coding sequence ATGAAGAAACTCGGCCTTTTCGTTGCTGTTATGCTTGCCGGATCGACGCCTGTGCATGCTTCGACCCTGTTCATGGGGTCCTACCCCGACAAGATGCTGGTGATGGATGAGGCGACCGGCGCGGTGAAGGACCGCATCACGCTGGCATCGGGCCTGCCCACATCGATGCGCCTGTCGAACGACAAGTCGAAGATATACGTCACCACGATCACCACCAGCGGGATCGAGGTGATCGACACGAAAACGAAGAAGGTGGTCAATTCGTTCAGCCTGAACACGCCGACCATGCGCTACCGCTTCAATGGCGGTGTTCCTGATCCTGCCGGTCGCTATTTCTACACGATGATGCAGCGCTTCGAAAAGCTGCCTGATCGCTACACTGTCAGCCCGATGATGTTCGCGGTGATCGATCTGCAGAAAAAGGCCGTCGTGCGCACTGCCGACATGCCAGACGAAGACGTCCGCAACGGCGGCGGCCGCGCCAACTACATGATGTCCGCCGATGGCAAGACCATGTTCGTGATCCGCGACAAGGTGCTGGTGGTCGATACTGCCGCGCTCAAGATCAAGGATCGCCTCGAATTCTCCAAGCCCGAAGCGACCGGCATCGAAGGCGTAAGCTTTGGCGGCGGCGTGGAAACGCTGCGCAATCCCAATGAATACGTCTCGCTGTTCAACGCGCAGGACCCGTACATCCGCAACAAGATTTACGGCGTGGGTCGCTTCAATCTTGCGGCCAAAGCCTTCGATTTCCGCCCCATCGGACCTGCTCCGGTAGGTGGCGGCATGGCGGGCCTGCAGGTTTCGGCCGATATGAAAGAAGGCTGGACCGTCGTCACCCAGGAGAAGGTGGGCAACAAGCGCTGCGAATTCTGGCACCTCGATCTCACCACCAATCTGGTGAAGAACAAGGCCGAATTTCCGTGCCGCACCCGCTTCCAGTTCGGCATGTCGGGCGATGGCAAGATGCTCTACATCTACGGTGCAAGCTATGACATCGAGATATACGATGCGCAGACCTTGCAGCACATCAAGACCATCGATCTGGGCAATGACACGACCGGCGCGGGGATGATCATCACGCAGTGA
- the peaA gene encoding quinohemoprotein amine dehydrogenase subunit alpha encodes MSLAETVTHTDADRRLKRLLRNRLIQFVGLAGLPATIVMAQAGSDPSNPVETETGIPATSAVVTEKCGTCHTADAKGNLSRISWVRTTPEGWAQVIKRMVALNGLSITPSESKAVVRALSASHGLAPEESKPVMYLTEHRMVNETNIPNETIRQSCASCHAFAQPLSWRRSKAEWSLLTNLHVAMYSQADAQYRRPVEDPTQPVPAAGAKKPLPVEVALEYMNKTAPLTTPEWTRWTARQQSARLGGKWLVNAMLPGKGLYVGEMIVTPTSNDDDYTTAITLKSLKDGSVLTRKGKGLVYTGYSWRGTSSSGPEGASPDAPQDHETRETMWFSPDRKSAQGRWFWGDYKEFGFDVKLTRAAAEPNVVAVWPYALKAGTKGATLKLVGDAFPAGLKPSDIDLGKGVVVSKVVSASPTEAVLTVDVAADAAPGAHDVGLGGSVLAAALPVYKKVDYLKVTPDTSLARLGGSEKHTPGYAQFDAIGYDSGLDGKPYTADDFALGPVDVNWAMEEFQTVYYDDDTKYVGTLSPTALFTPAIDGPNPERKWGRNNYGEVWVVATARSEKDALGKPLTAKAFMIVTVPAYKRWDQPEVAK; translated from the coding sequence ATGAGCTTGGCCGAGACTGTTACCCATACCGACGCCGACCGCCGCCTGAAACGCCTGTTGCGCAACCGTCTTATCCAATTTGTCGGCCTTGCCGGCCTGCCCGCCACGATCGTCATGGCGCAGGCAGGCAGCGATCCTTCCAACCCCGTCGAGACCGAAACCGGTATTCCCGCTACTTCGGCGGTGGTTACCGAAAAATGCGGCACCTGCCATACCGCAGATGCGAAGGGCAACCTCTCGCGCATTTCATGGGTGCGCACCACGCCCGAAGGCTGGGCGCAAGTGATCAAGCGAATGGTGGCGCTCAACGGCCTGTCGATAACGCCATCGGAATCGAAAGCCGTGGTGCGCGCGCTCTCGGCCAGCCATGGCCTTGCACCTGAGGAATCGAAGCCGGTCATGTACCTGACCGAGCATCGCATGGTCAACGAGACCAACATTCCCAACGAAACGATCCGCCAGTCCTGCGCATCGTGCCACGCCTTCGCGCAGCCACTGTCATGGCGGCGGTCGAAAGCGGAATGGAGCCTGCTGACCAACCTTCACGTCGCGATGTATTCGCAGGCCGATGCACAATATCGCCGCCCGGTGGAAGACCCGACCCAGCCCGTGCCCGCCGCCGGAGCGAAAAAGCCGCTGCCTGTCGAAGTCGCGCTGGAATACATGAACAAGACCGCGCCGCTGACCACGCCCGAATGGACCAGATGGACTGCGCGCCAGCAATCGGCCCGGCTCGGCGGCAAGTGGCTGGTCAACGCCATGCTGCCCGGCAAGGGCCTCTACGTGGGTGAGATGATCGTTACCCCCACCAGCAATGACGATGACTACACAACCGCCATCACGCTGAAATCGCTGAAGGACGGTTCGGTCCTGACCCGCAAGGGCAAGGGATTGGTCTATACCGGCTATTCGTGGCGCGGCACGTCATCCAGCGGGCCGGAAGGCGCTTCTCCCGATGCGCCGCAGGATCATGAAACGCGTGAGACGATGTGGTTCTCGCCCGATCGCAAATCGGCGCAAGGCCGCTGGTTCTGGGGTGATTACAAGGAATTCGGCTTTGACGTGAAGCTGACCAGGGCCGCTGCGGAACCAAATGTGGTCGCGGTCTGGCCCTATGCCCTCAAGGCCGGGACCAAGGGCGCAACGCTCAAGCTGGTGGGCGATGCCTTCCCGGCAGGCCTCAAGCCTTCGGACATCGATCTGGGCAAGGGCGTAGTGGTCAGCAAGGTGGTCTCGGCCAGCCCGACCGAGGCGGTGCTGACCGTGGACGTCGCCGCCGATGCCGCGCCCGGCGCGCATGATGTCGGCCTTGGCGGATCGGTGCTGGCAGCCGCCCTGCCGGTCTACAAGAAGGTCGATTACCTCAAGGTCACGCCCGATACTTCGCTCGCCCGCCTTGGCGGCAGCGAAAAGCACACGCCGGGCTACGCGCAGTTCGATGCGATCGGCTATGACAGCGGCCTTGATGGCAAGCCCTATACCGCTGACGATTTCGCGCTCGGCCCGGTCGACGTCAACTGGGCGATGGAGGAATTCCAGACCGTCTATTACGACGACGACACCAAATATGTCGGCACGCTCAGCCCCACCGCGCTGTTCACCCCGGCCATCGACGGGCCGAACCCCGAACGCAAATGGGGCCGCAACAATTACGGCGAAGTCTGGGTGGTTGCCACGGCCAGGTCCGAAAAGGACGCGCTGGGCAAGCCGCTGACCGCCAAGGCGTTCATGATCGTGACCGTCCCTGCCTACAAGCGCTGGGATCAGCCGGAGGTGGCCAAGTGA
- a CDS encoding ABC transporter ATP-binding protein: MTAPKIAPWSTYLRLWPWLKPYAPRLVAVLLASLIATGLTLAQPLISKLMIDEALLKRDWDMLLKIAALMVGATVGGFAVNALVSYRYVAISAAMLFDMRVSLLRHLQTLSPRFFGSFRLGDLMSRLNSDVSDVQRVVGDTLLSVVSNVLFFVGSVAMMLWLDWKLFLVGTVLVPLAVASFLHFQRRMTDLSRQMRESGADIGSLLVDTIMGMRTVNTLGAEAHEAERFRKANSGFIATMLRMQTVSFMTGALPGTIVTASSAAVMIYGGKQIIDGTMTIGALVAFITYHGRLLGPVQALMGLTASLATARVALARIFELFDTAPEVREAPSPLPLAAVTREIRLEGVSMDHGREAVLRDVDLTIPAGSMTAILGPSGAGKSTLADLMVRFHDPVAGRVTIDGIDLRKVALADLRTRVLLVDQAPFLFNATIAQNIAFACGQASRGEIAAAASAAGLDPLIQRLPEGLDTRTGERGLALSAGERHRIAIARALLRQPDVLILDEPTAALDEATEMVVARGLRRALPHATLIVITHKPALAEMADHVVRLAHGHASVGPEVTAHG, encoded by the coding sequence ATGACCGCGCCGAAAATCGCACCGTGGAGCACATACCTGCGGCTATGGCCGTGGCTCAAGCCCTACGCCCCGCGCCTTGTTGCGGTGCTGCTTGCCAGTCTGATCGCCACCGGCCTTACCCTTGCCCAACCTCTCATCTCCAAGCTGATGATCGATGAGGCGCTGCTCAAGCGCGACTGGGATATGCTGCTGAAGATCGCCGCACTGATGGTTGGCGCAACGGTTGGCGGCTTTGCGGTCAATGCGCTGGTATCGTATCGCTATGTCGCGATTTCCGCGGCGATGCTGTTCGACATGCGCGTATCGCTGCTGCGCCATTTGCAGACGCTGTCCCCGCGCTTTTTCGGATCGTTCCGGCTGGGCGATCTGATGTCGCGCCTTAACAGCGACGTGTCGGACGTGCAGCGCGTCGTCGGCGATACGCTGCTCTCGGTGGTCAGCAATGTCCTGTTTTTCGTCGGCAGCGTAGCGATGATGCTGTGGCTCGACTGGAAGCTGTTCCTTGTCGGCACCGTGCTGGTGCCGCTGGCGGTGGCCAGCTTCCTCCATTTCCAGCGCCGCATGACCGATCTTTCGCGCCAGATGCGTGAAAGCGGCGCCGACATCGGCAGCCTGCTGGTCGATACGATCATGGGCATGCGCACGGTGAACACACTGGGCGCCGAAGCGCATGAGGCCGAGCGGTTCCGCAAGGCCAATTCCGGCTTCATCGCCACGATGCTGCGGATGCAGACCGTCTCGTTCATGACCGGCGCACTGCCTGGCACGATCGTCACGGCATCGAGCGCGGCGGTGATGATCTATGGCGGCAAGCAGATCATCGACGGCACGATGACCATCGGCGCGCTGGTGGCTTTCATCACGTATCATGGGCGGCTGCTGGGACCGGTGCAGGCGCTGATGGGCCTGACCGCCAGCCTTGCCACCGCGCGGGTCGCGCTGGCCCGGATTTTCGAACTGTTCGATACCGCGCCCGAAGTGCGCGAGGCTCCTTCGCCTCTCCCCTTGGCAGCCGTGACGCGCGAAATCCGGCTGGAAGGCGTGTCGATGGACCACGGTCGCGAGGCGGTGCTGCGCGATGTGGACCTGACGATCCCGGCAGGATCGATGACCGCAATCCTCGGCCCATCGGGCGCGGGCAAATCGACGCTGGCAGACCTGATGGTGCGTTTCCACGATCCGGTTGCCGGACGCGTGACCATTGATGGCATCGACTTGCGCAAGGTTGCGCTGGCCGATCTGCGAACCCGTGTGCTGCTGGTCGATCAGGCCCCGTTCCTGTTCAACGCGACCATTGCGCAGAACATCGCCTTCGCTTGTGGTCAGGCTTCACGCGGCGAGATCGCGGCAGCCGCCAGCGCCGCAGGACTTGACCCGCTGATCCAGCGGTTGCCCGAAGGGCTGGATACCCGCACCGGCGAACGCGGCCTTGCCCTGTCTGCGGGCGAACGCCACCGCATTGCCATCGCCCGCGCGCTGCTGCGCCAGCCCGATGTGCTGATCCTTGACGAGCCGACCGCTGCACTGGACGAAGCAACCGAAATGGTCGTCGCGCGCGGCCTGCGCCGCGCCCTGCCCCATGCCACGCTGATCGTGATCACGCACAAGCCTGCGCTGGCGGAAATGGCCGATCACGTCGTGCGGCTTGCGCATGGCCATGCCAGCGTCGGCCCGGAAGTGACCGCGCATGGCTGA
- the ltrA gene encoding group II intron reverse transcriptase/maturase, whose product MIISEMQHKLATWAESDQNRKFDRLLRLIADRAWLAEAARIVLASSGANTPGIDGMDKRRMQAVLAEQLASLRTDLLTGSYHPQPVRRIYIPKANGKKRPLGIPTLKDRIVQRAMLMAMEPIWESDFHRLSYGFRPERSVHHAVRTVKIQLQDSGAGARGRWIIEGDLASYFDTVHHRLLLRCVRRRIRDDRFVDLLWRFLKAGHVDRGLFVASSEGVPQGGVLSPLLSNIMLHEFDAWLEAKYLSDKARKDRWAWNFGIQQGRPITVRENRQWKPAVAYCRYADDFVVIVKGTKAHAEAIREECRAFLEDDLKLTLNMDKSHITHVDDGFVFLGHRIIRRRGSSGRMSVVSTIPKEKAKTFARRLVEALSGNHEVAAVDMIDGLNRQLAGWAAFYRFTDFTARTFRRIDTVVFWKMAHWLAQKYRSRIKPLMRKWYRMPETGQSKTWLVYGRSNQGNAVGKALRRLVTSQKMQFRWRNPERNPYIYRDELRNTVTSRYRDVAMALDQG is encoded by the coding sequence TTGATAATCAGCGAAATGCAGCACAAGCTCGCGACGTGGGCCGAGAGCGACCAGAACCGCAAGTTCGATCGCCTTCTCCGGCTCATTGCCGATCGGGCGTGGCTTGCCGAGGCGGCTCGGATCGTGCTGGCGTCGAGTGGCGCCAATACGCCGGGCATCGACGGAATGGACAAGCGACGGATGCAGGCCGTACTGGCAGAACAGCTGGCCAGTCTGCGAACGGACTTGCTGACGGGGAGTTATCACCCGCAGCCGGTCAGGCGAATCTATATCCCGAAAGCCAATGGCAAGAAACGACCACTTGGTATCCCGACCCTGAAAGACCGCATCGTCCAGCGCGCGATGCTGATGGCCATGGAGCCGATCTGGGAAAGCGACTTCCATCGCCTCTCCTACGGCTTCAGGCCGGAACGCAGCGTGCATCACGCTGTCCGGACCGTGAAGATACAGTTGCAGGATAGTGGTGCCGGAGCGCGGGGCCGCTGGATCATCGAAGGTGATCTGGCGAGCTACTTCGATACGGTCCACCACCGGCTTCTGCTTCGCTGCGTTCGGCGGCGAATCCGGGATGATCGGTTTGTTGATCTGCTCTGGCGATTCCTGAAGGCGGGCCACGTCGACCGTGGCCTGTTCGTCGCCTCAAGCGAAGGTGTACCGCAAGGCGGCGTGCTGTCGCCGCTCCTGTCCAACATCATGCTCCATGAGTTTGATGCGTGGCTGGAGGCGAAATACCTGAGCGACAAGGCGCGAAAGGATCGCTGGGCATGGAACTTCGGCATCCAGCAGGGGCGCCCCATCACGGTTCGCGAGAACCGGCAATGGAAACCTGCTGTCGCCTACTGCCGTTACGCCGATGACTTCGTTGTCATCGTCAAGGGCACCAAGGCACATGCCGAGGCCATCCGCGAGGAATGCCGGGCCTTTCTGGAAGACGACCTGAAGCTGACGTTGAATATGGACAAGAGCCATATCACCCACGTCGACGACGGGTTCGTGTTCCTCGGGCACCGGATTATCCGCAGGCGGGGATCGAGCGGACGCATGTCCGTGGTCTCAACGATACCCAAGGAGAAGGCCAAGACCTTCGCTCGCCGATTGGTCGAGGCTCTCTCCGGCAATCATGAGGTTGCCGCGGTGGACATGATCGACGGTCTGAACCGCCAGCTGGCGGGATGGGCTGCGTTCTACAGGTTCACCGACTTCACGGCGCGCACATTCCGGCGCATCGACACCGTCGTGTTCTGGAAAATGGCGCACTGGTTGGCGCAGAAGTACCGGTCCCGTATCAAGCCTTTGATGCGTAAATGGTACCGCATGCCGGAAACCGGCCAATCGAAGACGTGGCTGGTCTACGGTCGAAGCAATCAGGGCAATGCCGTCGGCAAGGCGCTGCGACGACTGGTCACAAGCCAGAAGATGCAGTTCCGGTGGCGGAATCCGGAGCGAAATCCCTACATCTATCGGGACGAGCTCCGAAACACCGTCACCTCCCGCTATCGTGATGTCGCCATGGCCTTGGACCAAGGTTGA
- a CDS encoding antirestriction protein ArdA produces the protein MGATITTNQTEQPRIYVACLAAYNNGYLHGVWIEAAQEPWAIYDEVKVMLTASPIAGAEEWAIHDHEGFGGVRIEEYSSFEHVSALASFIAEHGALGAALLDHFSGDLDEAREAAEDRHLGAYASLADYVQEVTEETTSIPSSLRYYIDYQAMARDAEMSGDLFTVQTAWDAVHVFAGR, from the coding sequence ATGGGAGCAACCATCACCACCAACCAAACCGAACAACCCCGTATCTATGTGGCCTGCCTTGCCGCCTACAATAACGGCTATCTGCATGGCGTGTGGATTGAGGCCGCACAGGAGCCTTGGGCCATTTACGACGAGGTAAAGGTCATGCTGACTGCATCGCCCATCGCCGGGGCCGAGGAATGGGCCATCCACGATCATGAAGGGTTCGGCGGTGTCCGTATCGAGGAATATAGCAGCTTTGAGCATGTCAGCGCACTGGCCAGCTTCATCGCCGAGCATGGCGCGCTGGGCGCGGCACTGCTGGACCATTTCAGCGGTGACTTGGACGAAGCGCGTGAAGCGGCGGAAGACCGCCACCTTGGCGCATATGCGAGCCTCGCCGATTACGTGCAGGAAGTGACGGAAGAAACCACCAGCATCCCGTCATCGCTGCGCTACTATATCGACTATCAGGCGATGGCACGCGACGCCGAAATGAGCGGCGACCTGTTCACCGTGCAGACGGCATGGGATGCCGTGCATGTGTTCGCGGGGCGTTGA
- the qhpC gene encoding quinohemoprotein amine dehydrogenase subunit gamma has product MKHLKPLNKKALRIEETISSTDEDVIALQQKPMHTPMGCSISFSPGWEVDAGGGTAGLCQPAERDIYDCYVTCFWPVQVPDHVNYSPDWASNCATAAKDWRSLDIIFP; this is encoded by the coding sequence ATGAAGCACCTGAAGCCACTCAACAAGAAGGCCCTGCGGATCGAGGAAACGATCTCGTCGACCGACGAGGACGTGATCGCGCTTCAGCAGAAGCCGATGCACACCCCGATGGGCTGTTCGATTTCGTTCTCCCCCGGCTGGGAAGTCGATGCGGGCGGCGGCACGGCGGGGCTGTGCCAACCGGCAGAGCGCGACATCTACGATTGCTACGTCACCTGTTTCTGGCCTGTGCAGGTGCCTGACCACGTCAATTACTCGCCCGACTGGGCCAGCAATTGCGCGACGGCGGCCAAGGACTGGCGCAGCCTCGACATCATCTTCCCGTGA
- a CDS encoding S8 family serine peptidase, translating into MAEPLRIAVIDSGVHPTHPHIMAGRLLPGLSLLADGTVLTGGEETLDRLGHGTAVTAAIQELAPDAMIVPIRVFRDGLRASARALAGALRCAIEARVELINLSLGTTNPAHGDVFASLADDAAAAGALIVAAREADGVVCWPGCLPQVLGVGLDWDVRRGEPYLDSDGVVFASGYPRPIPGVPQQRNIYGISFAVAQVTGWVAANSPQRPIGHAEVTARIAQIGVHAAPRAQPRQDA; encoded by the coding sequence ATGGCTGAACCCCTGCGCATCGCGGTGATCGACAGCGGGGTACACCCGACCCATCCTCATATTATGGCGGGTCGGCTGTTGCCTGGCCTCTCCTTGCTGGCCGACGGCACGGTGCTGACCGGCGGTGAAGAGACGCTGGATCGGCTCGGTCACGGTACGGCAGTAACCGCGGCGATACAGGAACTGGCCCCCGATGCGATGATCGTGCCGATCCGCGTTTTCCGCGATGGCCTGCGCGCCAGTGCACGGGCGTTGGCCGGCGCACTCCGCTGCGCGATCGAGGCCCGCGTGGAACTGATAAACCTGAGCCTTGGCACGACCAATCCGGCGCATGGGGATGTGTTTGCAAGCCTTGCGGATGATGCGGCAGCGGCGGGCGCATTGATCGTTGCCGCGCGCGAGGCCGATGGCGTGGTGTGCTGGCCGGGCTGCCTGCCGCAGGTTCTCGGCGTCGGGCTGGACTGGGACGTACGGCGGGGGGAACCGTACCTTGACTCAGATGGCGTTGTGTTCGCTTCGGGATATCCGCGCCCGATCCCCGGTGTGCCGCAGCAGCGCAATATTTACGGCATCAGCTTTGCCGTGGCGCAAGTGACCGGATGGGTGGCCGCGAACAGCCCGCAACGCCCGATCGGCCATGCCGAAGTGACAGCGCGGATTGCGCAGATTGGCGTACACGCAGCGCCAAGGGCGCAGCCTAGACAGGACGCATGA
- a CDS encoding site-specific integrase, translating to MSFILDKEQVKKGLIIFRRGDVAHDEFYCRVRIKNEDRYKTISLHTSDRQTARDLALEADSDIRNRLKYDFPVFNRSFAQVAEEYANAQQRRANVGEVSQARAKNVKNKIDGPLNAYVGSTQIHLIGQDRWADYPLWRRENGLGRRNSVISDSTIRIEMSIFAAIMRYAIGKKYVPASNRFEGMPKLKSSRRDEFTLEEYRKLYNSGRKWMREATTPQGVWYRQVCYNFILIMCNTGMRPPEAKNLRWRDITAAKDKDGQDILVIFVRGKGKERKLIAPTSVSTYLDRVRALSKATAPDDPVFTIINGKPAKWLYRDTVEELLKYADLRDGPSGIPRTTYCFRHTYATLRLSSGVDVYILAQQMGTSVKMIEQHYGHVNTIKHADRVLMGIGGWDAMHVEMNAEIDAAEQKAKSVQSIKAKQTTNPRRPKR from the coding sequence ATGAGTTTCATTCTCGACAAGGAGCAGGTGAAAAAGGGCCTTATCATCTTTCGGCGCGGCGATGTCGCGCACGATGAATTCTACTGCCGGGTGAGGATCAAAAACGAGGATCGCTACAAAACGATTTCGCTGCACACCTCGGATCGACAGACGGCCCGCGACCTTGCGTTGGAAGCCGATTCCGACATTCGGAATCGCCTGAAATATGACTTTCCCGTGTTCAATCGCTCCTTTGCGCAGGTTGCGGAAGAGTATGCCAATGCACAACAGCGGCGGGCGAATGTGGGCGAGGTCAGCCAAGCCCGCGCCAAGAACGTCAAGAACAAAATCGACGGCCCACTGAACGCCTATGTTGGAAGCACGCAAATTCATCTGATCGGTCAGGATCGCTGGGCCGACTATCCCCTATGGCGTAGGGAGAACGGCTTGGGGCGTCGGAACAGTGTCATCAGCGATTCCACGATCCGCATTGAGATGAGCATTTTTGCAGCGATCATGCGGTATGCCATCGGCAAGAAGTATGTGCCAGCCAGCAATCGCTTTGAAGGCATGCCGAAGCTGAAATCCAGTCGGCGTGACGAATTCACGCTGGAGGAATATCGGAAGCTCTATAACAGTGGTCGCAAGTGGATGCGTGAAGCGACCACGCCGCAGGGCGTCTGGTATCGGCAGGTCTGCTACAATTTCATTCTTATCATGTGCAACACGGGCATGCGTCCGCCCGAAGCGAAGAACCTGCGCTGGCGGGACATTACCGCCGCCAAAGACAAGGACGGTCAGGACATTCTTGTTATCTTCGTGCGGGGTAAAGGGAAGGAGCGGAAGCTGATCGCCCCCACAAGTGTCAGCACCTATCTGGATCGGGTCCGGGCATTGTCCAAAGCAACCGCGCCGGATGATCCGGTTTTCACGATCATCAACGGCAAGCCTGCAAAGTGGCTCTATCGGGATACGGTCGAGGAATTGCTGAAATATGCCGACTTGCGCGATGGACCGAGCGGCATTCCGAGAACGACCTATTGCTTCCGCCACACCTATGCCACCCTCCGGCTGTCTTCCGGGGTAGATGTTTACATTCTTGCCCAGCAAATGGGCACATCGGTCAAAATGATCGAGCAGCATTACGGGCATGTGAACACGATCAAACATGCAGACCGCGTGCTGATGGGCATCGGCGGGTGGGATGCCATGCATGTCGAGATGAACGCGGAAATCGATGCGGCGGAGCAAAAGGCCAAATCCGTGCAATCCATTAAAGCCAAACAGACGACCAATCCTCGCCGCCCCAAACGCTAG